CAGGTAGGATAAAGGATGGCTGCAGCCAATGCCATTAATTGCCTTGCCAGGATTGGACGAATTTTTAACAGCCCTGTCCATACGAAAAGTCCTCCTAAGGCAAGAAGCCATGCCCATTTTTCCCATTTATTCTTATCTGCCCATCTTCCGAAAAGAATAAGCAAGAAAATTGGTCCAAATCCGATGGTCCAAATCATCAACGGGTTGGATACGGGGAGATTCATAGGCTTTGGATTTGCAACAACTGTATATCCCGATTGATTTAATTCATTGCGAATATCCTCTACCATTTTAAACCAATCTTCATAATCCTTTTCAGGTTCTGCAGTATTGGGCATTTTTACAAGTAGAGCTTTCATATTTCTTTCTTCAGCAGCAAGAAGGTATCTGTCAACGATCTGTGCCGGAGTTAAAGTAGATGTTTCTCCCTCAGTAACGGTATGAAGGCGTATGGTATTAAAGTCTTTCCCTCCCTGGCTTGCCTTACGGATCAAAGTATAGAGTCCCTTTTGCTTATCTGAAAAGAATTCAATTATACCTATTGTATGGTTTTTGGCAAATTCGGTCATTACAGGCAAATCAAATCCAGGCACCGTTGAATCATTAAAATAAACCGTTCCTAAATTTGGAATATTCTCTACATCCTTTAACACATATTCTAAAGCTTCTTCAGTTACGTTGTTCCATGAACGGATTTGAGGAGAAACAGATAATCCCTGATCTGCAATGATTTTCAGATCATCCATGGGATATCCTGTTCCCAAGTTTAAAATGACGTTATTGGATACTCCGGTATCTAAGAATACTTCATTATTAATCGTGACTGCATCATATTCTCCTAATTTATAAGCCATGTGTTCTTTGATTGTATCGCGGACGGCATCATCTGAAATCCATATATAATAGTGGTTTGGAATAATAGATTTTAAATCTATACCATCCATCATTCCTAAAATCTTTAATTCGGCTCCCGTAAATGCAGTTACTTCTCCCAGTTCTTCCCAGCTGGTCATTGACCCGGGAGATGCAGCTTTAATGGTCTGTTCTTTGATTAAGACCCCTGTTACTCCTGCATCTTTTAATCTTTTTACCACTGTTTCTAAAGATTCTTCATAGGTTTCCGCTGCCTTTTTAATATCACTGTAGTTGGCAAGGATCTCTACTTCTCTTTGATTTTTTTCTACTGAAAATCTGATAAACCCTTGTATCCCTGATAGAATCAGGGATACGATAATAACTGCTGTAGGCAGTAGACCAAATATCTTCTTCATCATTTGCCTCCTAATATATCTTGTATTTATGGCAGAATTTTATACTCTCCTCTTATCATGAACACAGAATCCATCTCTGCATAAATCCCTCTTCCATCATCCCTCGGTATAATGAGCAGATGATATTTAGGAATGTTTTGTCCACTACTGATATCTACTCCATCTGTAATATCCTGCAGTCCTCCCTGCTCAGACGTGATGGCCAGTCCTTTTCCACCTCGTAAAATAATCTCAGTACTTTGTCCTCCGACTAGAGTCTGACCCGCAGATACATTCACTACTTCAAAAATCATTGAGCTTCCATTAGAAGATGAACTATTATTTGACAAAATGCTTCCCAGTAAGTCTGTGACTTCTTTAACCCGGGCATCCACATAACTTTTGGATACTAAAGGATCCTGATTGGTTCCCGGATCAACTCCCATGGCTTTTCCTGTCCCAAAAAACAGTCCACATATAAAGACAGATAACGTAAAAGCAATACGTTTCCATTTCTTATTCATTGAGAACTCCCCCCTAATTTACAATAACAGCTGGATATACTGGCTGAATATCGTAATAAATCTCCGAATCTTTTATTCTAAACCTTAATATTGAAAAATCATTGTAGAGATTCACATCCTGGCCAGAATACCATAATCCGTTCAGATTGATATATCTTACGCCTTCTTTAACCTGAACACTTGTAGTATAACCTTCCGCACTGACTACAAATATATTCTTGCCCTGTTCTTCCCGCACTTTTTTGAGTACATTATGGAATAATTCTGCTTCCATAGAATCTTTAAAACTTCCTGAACTTAAAGGATTCTTATCCATAACAATGATAATATGGGGTTGTTCCGTCTGCAGATCTTTTTGCAGGTACTTCCACTGTTCAGGATTGGTAGCTCTGATTCCGCCCTTTGATGCACTCAGTTGAATAATTCTTGTGTTGTTTAAGTCTTTTACAGCATATTGGCTGTTCCAGATCATATGAGGCACTTTAATGTCGGATACTTTGATATCTGTACTGCCTGCATAAATACTAAAAGAAGCATTGTTCATTTGAGCAAGGACTTCCCTTTGAACCACTTCATCCAGCAATGTGTTTTTATTGGATGTTGTGCCAAAAACAGTGATGTCAACAGTATTTTGTCCGGAATCTTTTGATAAGGACTTCTCATATTTGTCCTTAATCTTAGTGCTTGAAGGCAAATTATTTCTATTTACTTCCGGAGAAGCTATGGTGGATATGTGGTCGATGTAAAGAGTGTTATTTCGCTCTGCGGTATTGTTCAGAGTAACTGCATAAATTCTGTCTAAAGAAATTGGAGATACTGCAGTTTTTGGTATTTCTGCCTTTACATATTTCCAACCCTTCCAGTCAATTTGACTCGCAAAATTAATGGTATGGCTGCTTCCATTGCCATCAATAATTCTTCCCCTTAACCAATCTTTTGATGAATCTCCATAAACCCACATACCAATGGCTTTAGAATTTGCTTTCAGGTTTAAAGGCTTCTTAAATTGTAAATAAGCCGCCTGAGTTTCATTAGGCTTTGCTTTAAAAGAATAAGTCATCTTTACTGATTTTTTCCCTTCGTAACTTACAGTGCTGTCAATGGTAACCTGGCCGGTTACATAGCTTGGATAACTTGTCCACTCTACATTTGCCTGGGATTCGAAGGATTCCACAGCAGTCACTTGTTCGCCGATTACCACAGGAACATATACTTTTATCTCTCCCAGTGCCCCTTCCAGTACACCTTGTCCAGAGCTGTTTCCTGCAATAAATTTACCATCCTTTACTGTTCCTAAGACACCATCGACTTTCCATGTTAACTTATTCCAGTCAATGGAAGCCCGATATCCTTCTCCGTCTAAGCCTTCGACTTTCAGATTCACGCTTTCACCGGGTTTTAACTGAATGGCTTCAGGAGTAACTTTTAATTCCTGTGGAGTTCCCATACAGGTTAATGTGGTCCTTCCTTTGACATCTCCAATTTGTGCAGTAATAATACCGGTTCCAACAGATTCAGGATAAAATACATTCCCTGACCATTTCCCGGATATGTTTTCTGTACTCCACTTGATTTCATTTATGGAAATATTAACAGGGTTTAAATTTTCATCGTATCCTATTACACTCATTTCAACGCCCGTATTTTTAAATACTCTGGTATATTTAGGTACAATACGAATTCCAGATAAACTTCCTGTTGGTACATCTAAAAAAACTCCAAGCCCGTTGACTACTTTCCTCTGGGTTCCGTCAGAAGGCTTGTTTAGAAGTGTTACTTCTGCTTTTCCCGCTGGCTTTGCTGCCATGGTAGTAGAACCGCCACCATCTAAATGGATGGCATCATATATACCATATCCCAACAGCAGAGAAGTCATTTCACCATGGGTTGCCCCTAAACTTTGATTCCTGCCGTCTACAGCAATCAGATATACTGTTGTGCCGTCTTTAGAAATACCTAATGCCGTTCTTGGATTTCTTGCATTAGGAGACACTAGATGACCTGGATTTGCAGGAACGCTTCCCTTGTCCACTATTTTTCCTGCGCCGCCTAGCGCCATTTTGATCTTGCTTAAGTCAATAGATGTCTGTAAATCAAAGGTTACTCTCTGCCCTATTTGAAATTGATTGATCTTTGGAACGGCCACCGATTCTTCTATGGCAATAACATATCCGTCTTTAGGAATCTCAACAGTCTCACCTTTTTGAGAGATATATGTAATCACGTCATTTTCCACAACAATTTTGTACAAAGTATTATTGATTTTGTCCACCTGAGCAGTTGTGGTATATGCATTTCTGTCTAAGTATACGCCTTTCTTAAATGTTGTTACCTTATTGATTCCTGCAATTTCAAAAGATACCCTGTCTTCGTTATAAAAATACATAGCAACTTTGCAGTAATCAATAAATGGCATACCGCCTTCATCCATGAAAAAGGTGGTCCATTGATTTTCTTTTAAATTGACATAATTGCTGGCAGAGATCAGTTTTCCATCCCTGATAACCATTCCTAAAGAAGCTGTTGGGTTTTTGGACATATCAAAAAAGTCCCCATTAATACCGGCTACGGCTCCATTGGATTTAACCAAATCGGTAGTTGTTTCTTTCAGATTATACTCATTCCTGGACTCAATAACATCCAAACGTATATAAGGATTGGTTATATCCACTTTTAAAATATGGGTATCCAGCCAGCCGTCCTCTGTTAAACGTCTGTCTTTTATGTAAGTAACTCCTTTTCTGATTTCCTGTTCATCCACCTGTTTATGTAATACATTGCTCAGCGCAGCTTCTGCGACTTGCGGAACCACATTTGTTAAAACAAAGCAAAAAATAAGACATATGTAAAATATTTTATTGTATCTTCGTTTCATTAATCAATTCCTCCTTCATCGATGATGTCACAATAGCATTTATTGCCTAACCTTTATGATCCCCCCTTATTTTTGTATTTTTTTGCATAACTATATATAGATTAACACCGGGGATACTAGAAATCAATGGCACATAATGAAAAACTGTATTCGCATGAATACAGTTTCCATACCATATATTATTTTTCACTCAGGCCCAATACAATTTGAATGTCTACATCATCGCTTAAAGCGGATTCGTCAACAATCACTGTACTGTTTTTAAAGTATGCCTTTAAGTCTTCTCCCCATCCTTCTTTACGGACGAAAATTCTTGTGTTTTGTTCCCTGGTTCCTTCATAATTTCCTATATGAACAACATTATATCCGTCAGATTTTAGTTGATCGCCGGTAGTCTGAGCCAATCCTGACACAGACCCGCCATTCAACACTTCGATCCTTGCATTCTTACTGTTTGCTGTCGTAGTCGCTTCATTCTTGTCATCTGAGAAGAATATTTTTTCTACCAATTCTTTTGTGCCTTCTTCATCATGAATGAAATAAGATTTATTGCCAATGTATTGGGCTTCTCCAGGAATTGTAGTCATTTCTATATTGTTAAGATCAATATCATCTAAGTATTGCACATACTGCAGAGCATCAGTCAAGTCTACATCTGTCTCTACATAATCAAAAAGTATCTTAACAATTGCCGGAGCATTTTTGATATTGGAAGGGCTTAACATCTTTTGGGCAAAAGCCTTTAAGAATTTTTGCTGGGTTTGTATTCTTCCTAAATCCCCGTAATCTTTTCTATAGCGCACCAGCTGTTCTGCCTGTTCTCCATTTAAAGTCTGGGGTCCTGCCTTTAGATTAATGTATAATCCCCCGGCTCTGTCTACATAGTAGTAATCTCTGTCCAGGGTCATTTCAACACCGCCTATTTGATCTACGATTTTACGGAATGCTTCAATATCCACTT
This is a stretch of genomic DNA from Defluviitalea raffinosedens. It encodes these proteins:
- a CDS encoding phosphodiester glycosidase family protein — encoded protein: MKRRYNKIFYICLIFCFVLTNVVPQVAEAALSNVLHKQVDEQEIRKGVTYIKDRRLTEDGWLDTHILKVDITNPYIRLDVIESRNEYNLKETTTDLVKSNGAVAGINGDFFDMSKNPTASLGMVIRDGKLISASNYVNLKENQWTTFFMDEGGMPFIDYCKVAMYFYNEDRVSFEIAGINKVTTFKKGVYLDRNAYTTTAQVDKINNTLYKIVVENDVITYISQKGETVEIPKDGYVIAIEESVAVPKINQFQIGQRVTFDLQTSIDLSKIKMALGGAGKIVDKGSVPANPGHLVSPNARNPRTALGISKDGTTVYLIAVDGRNQSLGATHGEMTSLLLGYGIYDAIHLDGGGSTTMAAKPAGKAEVTLLNKPSDGTQRKVVNGLGVFLDVPTGSLSGIRIVPKYTRVFKNTGVEMSVIGYDENLNPVNISINEIKWSTENISGKWSGNVFYPESVGTGIITAQIGDVKGRTTLTCMGTPQELKVTPEAIQLKPGESVNLKVEGLDGEGYRASIDWNKLTWKVDGVLGTVKDGKFIAGNSSGQGVLEGALGEIKVYVPVVIGEQVTAVESFESQANVEWTSYPSYVTGQVTIDSTVSYEGKKSVKMTYSFKAKPNETQAAYLQFKKPLNLKANSKAIGMWVYGDSSKDWLRGRIIDGNGSSHTINFASQIDWKGWKYVKAEIPKTAVSPISLDRIYAVTLNNTAERNNTLYIDHISTIASPEVNRNNLPSSTKIKDKYEKSLSKDSGQNTVDITVFGTTSNKNTLLDEVVQREVLAQMNNASFSIYAGSTDIKVSDIKVPHMIWNSQYAVKDLNNTRIIQLSASKGGIRATNPEQWKYLQKDLQTEQPHIIIVMDKNPLSSGSFKDSMEAELFHNVLKKVREEQGKNIFVVSAEGYTTSVQVKEGVRYINLNGLWYSGQDVNLYNDFSILRFRIKDSEIYYDIQPVYPAVIVN
- a CDS encoding DUF5693 family protein, translating into MKKIFGLLPTAVIIVSLILSGIQGFIRFSVEKNQREVEILANYSDIKKAAETYEESLETVVKRLKDAGVTGVLIKEQTIKAASPGSMTSWEELGEVTAFTGAELKILGMMDGIDLKSIIPNHYYIWISDDAVRDTIKEHMAYKLGEYDAVTINNEVFLDTGVSNNVILNLGTGYPMDDLKIIADQGLSVSPQIRSWNNVTEEALEYVLKDVENIPNLGTVYFNDSTVPGFDLPVMTEFAKNHTIGIIEFFSDKQKGLYTLIRKASQGGKDFNTIRLHTVTEGETSTLTPAQIVDRYLLAAEERNMKALLVKMPNTAEPEKDYEDWFKMVEDIRNELNQSGYTVVANPKPMNLPVSNPLMIWTIGFGPIFLLILFGRWADKNKWEKWAWLLALGGLFVWTGLLKIRPILARQLMALAAAILYPTWAVITCIDKENKSWKQIILTFFKICFISFGGALTIIGLMSQTSSTLTIDMFRGVKVAHVIPLLLVFLLLEYKRGELEIKKVKKFLQNPITYLTLLIIGILGIALIVYVQRTGNTGQASTYEIMFRNALRKILGVRPRTKEFLIGHPLMIFMLYYGYKERYFPLLLGAVIGQISLVNTYAHIHTPIMISLIRSFHGIWIGMIGGVILVYIVNWIIKLGRRWNLWEV
- a CDS encoding LCP family protein; this translates as MAKTNKKQKSKQYLVKRFFSIVFLIVFSFLVLAGIGAYGYLHFAKNDFDGMMPSQKNQQKKGVMDLFKKTPKKIRTNVAIFGVDKGGMRTDVIIVATFNSETKKINLVSVPRDTRVFLTESMLADMRSRTSGVPDTVKINEVHAYAGKEKANEYSVKEVERLLGIDIDYFVKVDIEAFRKIVDQIGGVEMTLDRDYYYVDRAGGLYINLKAGPQTLNGEQAEQLVRYRKDYGDLGRIQTQQKFLKAFAQKMLSPSNIKNAPAIVKILFDYVETDVDLTDALQYVQYLDDIDLNNIEMTTIPGEAQYIGNKSYFIHDEEGTKELVEKIFFSDDKNEATTTANSKNARIEVLNGGSVSGLAQTTGDQLKSDGYNVVHIGNYEGTREQNTRIFVRKEGWGEDLKAYFKNSTVIVDESALSDDVDIQIVLGLSEK